Proteins encoded together in one Catellatospora citrea window:
- a CDS encoding GTP-binding protein, with amino-acid sequence MASEPYDDEGGIPSAFKILVAGGFGVGKTTLVGAVSEISPLLTEELLTDESIGVDDTVGVETKSTTTVALDFGRITINDDLVLYLFGTPGQERFMFVWDELAYGAIGAVVLADTRRLEDAFGSIDYFEQRGTPFVVAVNCFDGARVYQAQEVEQALNLDPHVPVRLCDARRRESVKDVLVTLLEQVMAQGVHAG; translated from the coding sequence ATGGCATCCGAGCCCTATGACGACGAAGGCGGCATCCCCTCCGCCTTCAAGATCCTGGTCGCGGGCGGGTTCGGCGTCGGCAAGACCACGCTCGTCGGCGCGGTCAGCGAGATCTCGCCGCTGCTGACCGAGGAACTGCTCACCGACGAGAGCATCGGCGTCGACGACACCGTCGGGGTGGAGACGAAGTCGACGACCACGGTCGCGCTCGACTTCGGCCGCATCACCATCAACGACGACCTGGTGCTCTACCTGTTCGGCACGCCCGGGCAGGAGCGCTTCATGTTCGTCTGGGACGAGCTGGCGTACGGGGCCATCGGCGCGGTGGTGCTGGCCGACACCCGGCGGCTGGAGGACGCGTTCGGCTCCATCGACTACTTCGAGCAGCGCGGCACCCCGTTCGTGGTGGCGGTGAACTGCTTCGACGGCGCGCGGGTGTATCAGGCGCAGGAGGTGGAGCAGGCGCTCAACCTGGATCCGCACGTGCCGGTGCGGCTGTGCGACGCGCGCCGCCGCGAGTCGGTCAAGGATGTCCTGGTCACCCTGCTGGAGCAGGTGATGGCACAGGGGGTGCACGCGGGCTAG
- a CDS encoding DUF742 domain-containing protein has translation MNVAQPLEPDGLPDDGLLWVDDDAGPLIRPYAMTSGRTRPRHGDLDLIAVVVATRPTLPSDGGLGSVYAEIMAVCQRPVSVAEIASYLRLPAGTVRVLLSDLLERRLVRRRAPVNVNQLPSADILKAVIDGIRAL, from the coding sequence GTGAACGTGGCACAGCCGCTCGAACCTGACGGCCTGCCCGACGACGGACTGCTCTGGGTCGACGACGACGCCGGGCCGCTGATCCGCCCGTACGCGATGACCTCCGGCCGGACCCGGCCCCGCCACGGCGACCTCGACCTGATCGCGGTCGTCGTGGCCACCCGGCCCACGCTGCCCTCCGACGGCGGCCTGGGCTCGGTGTACGCCGAGATCATGGCGGTGTGCCAGCGGCCCGTTTCGGTGGCCGAGATCGCCTCCTACCTTCGGCTGCCCGCCGGCACGGTTCGCGTGCTGCTCAGCGACCTGCTTGAACGCCGGCTGGTCCGGCGGCGCGCCCCCGTCAACGTCAACCAGCTACCCAGCGCGGACATTCTCAAGGCGGTCATCGATGGCATCCGAGCCCTATGA
- a CDS encoding pyridoxamine 5'-phosphate oxidase family protein translates to MAVTNPWLAGPSPTKRLPRERLAERILNLLSSQNMCVLATTGPDGPLATPVRYYHLDFALMFTAVATSPKMRNLAADPRVSIGVFAPLVGQASSRGAQVFGQARSLERDDAAFDHYWAAFRWQSDHVERSRPLDEPPAGPLVVVEAERIVYTEHWLRRDGYAPRQFWRRDPAGGQAVQ, encoded by the coding sequence ATGGCTGTGACGAACCCCTGGCTGGCCGGACCCTCGCCCACCAAACGGCTGCCGCGCGAGCGGTTGGCCGAGCGCATCCTCAACCTGCTGTCCTCGCAGAACATGTGCGTGCTGGCGACCACCGGTCCGGACGGCCCGCTGGCCACCCCGGTGCGCTACTACCACCTGGATTTCGCGCTGATGTTCACGGCCGTGGCGACCTCGCCGAAGATGCGCAACCTCGCCGCCGACCCGCGGGTCTCGATCGGCGTCTTCGCGCCGCTGGTCGGGCAGGCCAGCAGCCGGGGTGCGCAGGTGTTCGGGCAGGCGCGTTCGCTGGAGCGCGACGATGCGGCGTTCGACCATTACTGGGCGGCCTTCCGCTGGCAGAGCGACCACGTCGAGCGGTCCCGCCCGCTGGACGAGCCGCCCGCCGGGCCGCTGGTGGTCGTCGAGGCCGAGCGCATCGTGTACACCGAGCACTGGCTGCGCCGCGACGGCTACGCCCCGCGCCAGTTCTGGCGGCGCGATCCGGCCGGCGGTCAGGCGGTCCAGTAG
- a CDS encoding DUF4352 domain-containing protein gives MSSRRPGLRRPVLTVTLVLAGAVGLACGVKPQESSVTGGTPAVSAPAPSPESAPTAKLGQSIETSGGLGDNRVAYTVSKLTRHTVAPDSALVRPKKGVFVAITVEVKVAAGKTYACFCDFALVAADGTLFEPVLPFGFDAGMQSVTLNAGEKASGAVVFDVPKDAVDGIRVQLRPDITNDVRGYWTA, from the coding sequence ATGTCGTCCCGTCGACCCGGCCTGCGCCGCCCTGTGCTGACCGTCACCCTGGTGCTCGCGGGCGCCGTCGGCCTGGCCTGCGGCGTCAAGCCGCAGGAGTCGAGCGTCACCGGAGGCACCCCGGCCGTTTCCGCGCCGGCCCCCTCACCCGAGTCCGCGCCGACCGCGAAGCTCGGCCAGAGCATCGAGACCAGCGGCGGCCTGGGCGACAACCGCGTCGCGTACACGGTCAGCAAGCTGACCCGGCACACGGTCGCGCCGGACAGCGCCCTGGTGCGTCCGAAGAAGGGCGTCTTCGTCGCGATCACGGTCGAGGTGAAGGTGGCCGCGGGCAAGACGTACGCCTGCTTCTGCGATTTCGCGCTGGTCGCCGCGGACGGCACGCTGTTCGAGCCGGTGCTGCCGTTCGGCTTCGACGCCGGCATGCAGTCGGTCACCCTCAACGCCGGTGAGAAGGCGAGCGGGGCGGTCGTGTTCGACGTGCCGAAGGACGCCGTCGACGGGATACGCGTGCAGCTGCGCCCCGACATCACCAACGACGTGCGCGGCTACTGGACCGCCTGA
- a CDS encoding cadmium resistance transporter, with product MDHLAGTLGAAVALFAGTNVDDLIVLTVLFLSSRTTGRPRRWEIWTGQYAGIAALVGASALAAAGLAVVPDRWVGLLGLVPLLLGVRALIQTLRSRGDGGPPPAVATTALAVAGVTVANGADNIAVYTPVFRTVGVTDSLVTVAVFAVLVAVWCAAAAWLGAHPRVVALLERYGHWLVPAVFIAIGLLILADLA from the coding sequence GTGGATCACCTGGCAGGAACACTCGGCGCGGCCGTCGCGCTGTTCGCGGGCACCAACGTCGACGACCTGATCGTGCTCACCGTGCTGTTCCTGAGCAGCCGCACCACCGGCCGCCCACGCCGCTGGGAGATCTGGACCGGCCAGTACGCCGGCATCGCCGCCCTGGTCGGCGCGTCCGCGCTGGCCGCCGCCGGCCTCGCGGTGGTGCCCGACCGCTGGGTCGGCCTGCTCGGGCTCGTCCCGCTCCTACTGGGCGTGCGCGCCCTGATCCAGACGCTGCGGTCCCGGGGCGACGGCGGCCCGCCGCCCGCCGTGGCCACCACGGCGCTGGCCGTGGCCGGGGTGACCGTTGCCAACGGCGCGGACAACATCGCCGTCTACACACCTGTGTTCCGCACCGTCGGCGTCACGGACAGCCTCGTCACCGTCGCGGTCTTCGCCGTCCTCGTCGCCGTCTGGTGCGCCGCCGCCGCCTGGCTCGGCGCGCACCCCCGCGTCGTCGCCCTCCTCGAGCGGTACGGCCACTGGCTCGTCCCGGCCGTCTTCATCGCCATCGGCCTGCTCATCCTCGCCGACCTCGCGTGA
- a CDS encoding M20 metallopeptidase family protein has product MSTLASPATADAAPADSGFRAAVRDHTADLIALRRSVHRRPEIGLQLPQTQAAVLAALDGLPLEITTGRSLSSVVAVLRGGLPGPVVLLRGDMDALPVTELTGLDYASEVAGVMHACGHDLHVAMLVGAARLLSGVRDRLPGSVIFMFQPGEEGPGGAEPMIAEGLLAAAGEHPVAAYCIHVLSAIEPFGRFSTRRGPMLAAADTLKVTVRGAGGHGSAPQFAKDPIPAACEMVTALQTFVTRSIDIFDPAVITVGSFHAGTAENVIPAQAEFAATLRSFSPATRERVRRGVLDVVHGIAAAHGLTADADYVPGYPVTTNDGGEAEFAASTAAELFGADRFAWMANPEAGAEDMSYVLERVPGAFVNLGACPPGLDPMTAPLNHAAQARYDDAVVPDGAVLLAELAWRRLSR; this is encoded by the coding sequence ATGTCGACCCTCGCCTCGCCCGCCACCGCCGACGCCGCGCCCGCCGACTCCGGATTCCGGGCCGCGGTGCGCGACCACACCGCGGACCTGATCGCGCTCCGCCGTTCCGTGCACCGCCGCCCCGAGATCGGGCTGCAGCTGCCGCAGACCCAGGCCGCCGTGCTGGCGGCGCTCGACGGGCTGCCGCTGGAGATCACCACCGGACGGTCGCTCAGCTCGGTCGTCGCGGTGCTGCGCGGCGGCCTGCCCGGGCCGGTGGTGCTGCTGCGCGGCGACATGGACGCGCTGCCGGTGACCGAGCTGACCGGGCTGGACTACGCCTCCGAGGTGGCCGGCGTCATGCACGCCTGCGGGCACGACCTGCACGTGGCGATGCTGGTCGGCGCGGCCCGGCTGCTGAGCGGGGTGCGCGACCGGCTGCCCGGAAGCGTGATCTTCATGTTCCAGCCGGGCGAGGAGGGGCCCGGCGGGGCCGAGCCGATGATCGCCGAGGGCCTGCTGGCGGCCGCGGGCGAGCACCCGGTCGCGGCGTACTGCATCCACGTGCTGTCGGCGATCGAGCCGTTCGGGCGCTTCTCCACCCGGCGCGGGCCGATGCTGGCGGCCGCGGACACGCTGAAGGTGACCGTGCGCGGCGCGGGCGGCCACGGCAGCGCGCCGCAGTTCGCCAAGGACCCGATCCCGGCCGCGTGCGAGATGGTGACCGCCCTGCAGACGTTCGTCACCCGCAGCATCGACATCTTCGACCCCGCCGTCATCACGGTGGGCAGCTTCCACGCCGGCACGGCCGAGAACGTCATCCCGGCGCAGGCCGAGTTCGCCGCGACGCTGCGCTCCTTCTCGCCGGCCACCCGGGAACGGGTGCGCCGGGGGGTGCTGGACGTGGTGCACGGCATCGCCGCCGCGCACGGGCTCACCGCCGACGCCGACTACGTGCCCGGCTACCCGGTGACGACGAACGACGGCGGCGAGGCCGAGTTCGCCGCGAGCACCGCCGCGGAGCTGTTCGGCGCGGACCGCTTCGCCTGGATGGCCAACCCGGAGGCGGGCGCCGAGGACATGTCGTACGTGCTGGAGCGGGTGCCGGGGGCGTTCGTCAACCTGGGCGCCTGCCCGCCCGGCCTGGACCCGATGACGGCGCCGCTCAACCACGCGGCGCAGGCGCGCTACGACGACGCGGTGGTGCCCGACGGCGCGGTGCTGCTGGCGGAGCTGGCCTGGCGCCGACTGTCGCGTTAG
- a CDS encoding sensor histidine kinase codes for MSSRTSNLRAKIAFLLASLAALWAFAAFVTMREGLNLFWISTLDQEVGRPTDSLVAALQAERRISAVVLAAGDSAHRDELATARATTDAAAARFRESVRGTTAGWAATPIAEANIAELGRMLDGLSPVRADVDQRSGERAAPIAYYTQTIGVGYRIFATIASFDDQAINDQLSHLLIMSRGRELLSQEDALMSGVLAAGRFSATDAAEFAQLVGAQRNIRATGLEGLPDDKAVYQPVLEGPALTRLTQIEDLIVARARPNEAPPVSAADWRAAFDPALTALAQLDIDLAEATIARAKGPTILVIVRLILAAGLGLIAVIASIVLSITTARAIVTQLRLLRDAADELATTRLPNVVRRLRAGEEVDVVAEAPPLAFGNDEIGQVGQAFNAVQETAIRATVEQAELRRSVRDLFLSLARRSQTLVHRQLTMLDAMERRATDAAELDELFRVDHLATRMRRNAENLIVLAGAVPGRGWRRTIPVVDVIRAAVAEVEEYPRVNVLPSEAAGLAGHAVGDVVHLLAELMENALAFSPRHTLVNVGGSAVGAGYVIEVEDHGLGMTAADLEQANAQLHEPAEFLLTGTPRLGLYVVGRLAERHHIKVRLQPSAGGGTTAIVLLPSSLVSDAWTPVPGSDSGEHRVVTAPPQPAAALPVRAAVDGESRVGTAATPRPTSDLPVRVPRRVPAATAVSPGEAAAEPTRPEPEPAWTPGGETQAAEPPDAEPPVGAAAEPEHRPVTSPEDGPAAETAPSPAGPPAVPAPAVAAPPAAAVTAATAAPARVNGSTSDAALTGGSPVPAPRGPVEGTVYTPSGLPVRARPAVPAVPLADHRAEVVRIAEDPSDALPGVELRLTAGAPQPAPAIPEPGGMSGDVAPGPAERPASQVYSLIAAYQQGSRRGRIAAEELATEPRGPGEPEPEPEDRPALPRRPSPRTAPRHEEGQGEGE; via the coding sequence ATGAGCTCCCGGACCTCGAACCTGCGGGCGAAGATCGCCTTCCTGCTCGCCTCGCTCGCCGCGCTGTGGGCCTTCGCCGCGTTCGTGACCATGCGCGAAGGCCTCAACCTGTTCTGGATCAGCACCCTGGACCAGGAGGTCGGCCGGCCCACCGACTCGCTCGTCGCCGCGCTGCAGGCCGAGCGCCGCATCTCGGCCGTCGTGCTGGCCGCGGGCGACAGCGCCCACCGCGACGAGCTCGCCACGGCCCGAGCCACCACCGACGCCGCCGCCGCCCGCTTCCGCGAGTCGGTCCGCGGCACCACCGCGGGCTGGGCCGCCACCCCGATCGCCGAGGCCAACATCGCCGAGCTGGGCCGGATGCTCGACGGGCTGAGCCCGGTGCGCGCCGACGTCGACCAGCGCAGCGGCGAGCGGGCGGCCCCGATCGCGTACTACACGCAGACCATCGGTGTCGGATACCGCATCTTCGCGACCATCGCCAGCTTCGACGACCAGGCCATCAACGACCAGCTCAGCCATCTGCTGATCATGTCCAGAGGGCGGGAGCTGCTGTCGCAGGAGGACGCGTTGATGTCGGGCGTGCTCGCCGCGGGCCGCTTCTCCGCCACCGACGCCGCCGAGTTCGCCCAGCTGGTCGGCGCGCAGCGCAACATCCGCGCCACCGGCCTGGAAGGGCTGCCCGACGACAAGGCCGTCTACCAGCCGGTGCTGGAGGGCCCCGCGCTGACCCGCCTGACGCAGATCGAGGATCTGATCGTCGCCCGAGCGCGACCCAACGAGGCGCCACCGGTCAGCGCCGCCGACTGGCGGGCCGCGTTCGACCCCGCCCTGACCGCGTTGGCGCAGCTCGACATCGACCTCGCCGAGGCGACCATCGCCCGCGCGAAGGGCCCGACCATCCTCGTCATCGTGCGCCTGATCCTGGCCGCCGGCCTGGGCCTGATCGCCGTCATCGCCTCGATCGTGCTGTCGATCACCACCGCCCGCGCCATCGTGACCCAGCTGCGGCTCCTGCGTGACGCCGCCGACGAGCTGGCCACGACGCGACTACCCAACGTGGTACGGCGGCTGCGGGCCGGTGAAGAGGTCGACGTCGTCGCCGAGGCGCCGCCACTGGCGTTCGGCAACGACGAGATCGGCCAGGTCGGACAGGCGTTCAACGCCGTGCAGGAGACCGCGATCCGGGCCACCGTCGAGCAGGCCGAGCTGCGCCGCAGCGTGCGCGACCTGTTCCTGAGCCTGGCCCGGCGCAGCCAGACCCTGGTGCACCGCCAGCTCACCATGCTCGACGCCATGGAACGCCGGGCCACCGACGCCGCCGAGCTCGACGAGCTGTTCCGGGTCGACCACCTGGCCACCCGCATGCGCCGCAACGCCGAGAACCTGATCGTGCTGGCCGGCGCCGTGCCCGGCCGCGGCTGGCGGCGCACCATCCCGGTCGTCGACGTGATCCGCGCCGCGGTCGCCGAGGTGGAGGAGTATCCGCGGGTCAACGTGCTGCCGAGCGAGGCCGCCGGGCTGGCCGGGCACGCCGTCGGCGACGTGGTGCACCTGCTCGCCGAGCTGATGGAGAACGCGCTGGCCTTCTCGCCCCGGCACACCCTGGTCAACGTCGGGGGCTCCGCGGTCGGCGCCGGGTACGTGATCGAGGTCGAGGACCACGGCCTGGGGATGACCGCCGCCGATCTGGAACAGGCCAATGCCCAGCTGCACGAACCCGCCGAGTTCCTGCTCACCGGCACCCCGCGGCTCGGCCTGTACGTCGTCGGCCGGCTCGCCGAGCGCCACCACATCAAGGTGCGGCTGCAACCCTCGGCCGGCGGTGGCACCACCGCGATCGTGCTGCTCCCGTCGAGCCTGGTCTCCGACGCCTGGACACCCGTGCCCGGCAGCGACAGCGGCGAGCACCGGGTCGTCACCGCGCCGCCGCAGCCGGCCGCGGCCCTGCCCGTGCGGGCCGCCGTCGACGGCGAGTCCCGGGTCGGCACCGCCGCGACGCCCCGGCCGACGTCGGACCTGCCCGTCCGGGTGCCCCGCCGGGTGCCCGCGGCAACGGCGGTGTCCCCTGGCGAAGCAGCCGCCGAGCCGACCCGACCCGAGCCCGAGCCGGCCTGGACCCCGGGGGGCGAGACCCAGGCGGCAGAACCGCCTGACGCGGAGCCGCCGGTGGGTGCAGCGGCCGAGCCCGAGCACCGGCCAGTCACGTCGCCCGAGGACGGACCAGCAGCCGAGACCGCGCCGTCCCCGGCCGGCCCGCCCGCCGTACCCGCGCCCGCCGTCGCCGCGCCCCCAGCCGCCGCCGTCACCGCCGCCACCGCGGCCCCCGCCAGGGTCAACGGCTCGACTTCGGACGCCGCTCTGACCGGAGGGTCCCCGGTGCCCGCACCGCGCGGGCCGGTCGAGGGCACCGTCTACACCCCGTCGGGCCTGCCCGTGCGTGCCCGCCCGGCGGTGCCCGCGGTGCCCCTGGCGGACCATCGTGCCGAGGTGGTGCGCATCGCGGAGGATCCTTCGGACGCACTGCCGGGTGTGGAGCTACGGCTGACCGCCGGCGCGCCGCAGCCCGCGCCGGCGATTCCGGAGCCCGGGGGCATGTCCGGCGACGTCGCGCCCGGACCCGCCGAGCGCCCGGCGTCGCAGGTGTACAGCCTGATCGCGGCATACCAGCAGGGCAGCCGGCGGGGCCGGATCGCCGCCGAGGAGCTCGCCACCGAACCCCGCGGCCCGGGCGAGCCCGAGCCGGAGCCCGAGGACCGGCCCGCACTGCCGCGGCGGCCGAGCCCGCGCACAGCGCCGCGGCACGAGGAAGGGCAAGGCGAAGGGGAATGA
- a CDS encoding M28 family peptidase — MALVGAVAIPAAPAVALAPPDISLTDIRTHLQQFQTIASSNGGNRRSNTAGYTASVNYVFNALTAAGYNVVKQNCTSGCTSGAGPNVIADWPGGDANQVLMLGAHLDGVAAGPGINDNASGSSMLLELALTLAEQNPTMVKHVRFGWWTDEEQGLNGSEFYVNSLSSADRAKITGYLNFDMIASTNGGYFINRITSSLGQTIKAYYDANFPGLNPEENVEGAGRSDDASFNAAGIQTSGIAAGASANKTSAQVTKWGGTTGDYDPCYHASCDTFPSNINDTVLNRAADAAAYAVWTLAVGTPAGNDFSMAASPASGSTTAGGSVTSTIGTTVTNGSAQSVALSASGLPSGATASFSPATITSGGSSTLTIATSAGTPVGTYTVTVTGTGSAATRTTTFALTVAGPPGCSATNPTDVTIIDQGTVESSIAITGCTGNAGSASTVEVHIVHTYVGDLIVSLVAPDGTLYTLRNKTGGSADNIDQTFTVNLSSEVANGTWKLRVQDAGPSDVGYVNSWTLNLGGALPPGCGGTNAADVTIADLATVNSPITVSGCTGNASATSTVEVHIVHTYKGDLVVSLVAPDGSAYVLHNRAGGSTDNIDQTFTANLSTEARNGTWNLRVQDAASGDVGYINSWTLTL, encoded by the coding sequence ATGGCGCTCGTCGGAGCCGTGGCCATCCCGGCCGCCCCGGCCGTGGCCCTGGCCCCGCCCGACATCTCGCTGACCGACATCCGCACGCACCTGCAGCAGTTCCAGACGATCGCGAGCAGCAACGGCGGCAACCGACGCTCCAACACCGCCGGTTACACCGCGTCGGTGAACTACGTCTTCAACGCGCTGACCGCGGCCGGTTACAACGTCGTCAAGCAGAACTGCACCTCCGGCTGCACCAGCGGCGCGGGGCCGAACGTGATCGCGGACTGGCCGGGCGGTGACGCCAACCAGGTGCTCATGCTGGGCGCGCACCTCGACGGCGTGGCCGCGGGACCGGGCATCAACGACAACGCCTCGGGCTCCTCGATGCTGCTGGAGCTGGCCCTGACGCTGGCCGAACAGAACCCGACCATGGTCAAGCACGTGCGCTTCGGCTGGTGGACCGACGAGGAGCAGGGCCTCAACGGGTCCGAGTTCTACGTCAACTCGCTGTCGTCGGCCGACCGCGCGAAGATCACCGGTTACCTGAACTTCGACATGATCGCCTCCACCAACGGCGGCTACTTCATCAACCGGATCACGTCCAGCCTCGGCCAGACCATCAAGGCCTACTACGACGCGAACTTCCCCGGCCTGAACCCGGAGGAGAACGTCGAGGGCGCCGGACGGTCCGACGACGCCTCGTTCAACGCCGCAGGCATCCAGACCAGCGGCATCGCCGCCGGTGCCAGCGCCAACAAGACCTCGGCCCAGGTGACCAAGTGGGGCGGCACGACCGGGGACTACGACCCCTGCTACCACGCCTCGTGTGACACGTTCCCGAGCAACATCAACGACACGGTGCTGAACCGGGCCGCCGACGCGGCCGCGTACGCGGTGTGGACGCTGGCCGTGGGCACGCCCGCGGGCAACGACTTCTCGATGGCTGCCAGCCCGGCGTCCGGCAGCACCACCGCCGGTGGTTCGGTGACGTCCACCATCGGCACCACGGTCACCAACGGCAGCGCCCAGTCGGTCGCGCTGTCCGCGTCCGGCCTGCCCAGCGGGGCGACCGCGTCGTTCAGCCCGGCCACGATCACCTCGGGCGGTTCGTCGACGCTGACCATCGCGACCAGCGCCGGCACCCCGGTCGGCACGTACACGGTGACCGTCACCGGCACCGGCAGCGCCGCGACCCGCACCACGACGTTCGCGCTGACCGTCGCCGGGCCGCCGGGCTGCTCGGCGACCAACCCGACCGATGTCACCATCATCGACCAGGGGACCGTGGAGTCGTCGATCGCGATCACCGGCTGCACCGGCAACGCCGGCTCGGCCAGCACGGTCGAGGTGCACATCGTGCACACGTACGTCGGTGACCTGATCGTCAGCCTCGTCGCACCCGACGGCACCCTCTACACGCTGCGCAACAAGACCGGCGGCAGCGCCGACAACATCGACCAGACCTTCACCGTGAACCTGTCGAGCGAGGTCGCCAACGGCACCTGGAAACTGCGGGTGCAGGACGCCGGGCCGTCGGACGTCGGCTACGTCAACAGCTGGACGCTGAACCTGGGCGGGGCACTGCCGCCGGGCTGCGGCGGCACCAACGCCGCCGACGTGACGATCGCGGACCTGGCCACCGTCAACAGCCCGATCACGGTGTCGGGCTGCACCGGCAACGCGTCGGCGACGTCCACCGTCGAGGTGCACATCGTGCACACGTACAAGGGCGACCTCGTGGTGAGCCTGGTGGCCCCGGACGGCAGCGCGTACGTGCTGCACAACCGGGCCGGCGGCAGCACGGACAACATCGACCAGACCTTCACCGCCAACCTGTCGACCGAGGCGCGCAACGGCACCTGGAACCTGCGGGTGCAGGACGCCGCGTCCGGCGACGTCGGCTACATCAACAGCTGGACGCTGACCCTGTGA
- a CDS encoding roadblock/LC7 domain-containing protein translates to MEQKTRAAADLAWLADDFVERVAQAQKAIVLSADGLLMAASAELSREDAEHLAAVAASLFGLARGAGRRFGKGKARQAIIEMDGGFLFVTAAGNGACLAVVAGKDADAGLVAYEMAMLVVRVGQYLTAPARGSHP, encoded by the coding sequence GTGGAGCAGAAGACGAGAGCAGCCGCTGACCTGGCCTGGCTCGCCGACGATTTCGTCGAAAGGGTGGCGCAGGCTCAGAAGGCCATCGTGCTGTCCGCCGACGGCCTGCTCATGGCCGCGTCCGCGGAGCTCAGCCGGGAGGACGCCGAACACCTGGCCGCCGTCGCCGCCAGCCTGTTCGGCCTGGCCCGCGGGGCGGGACGGCGCTTCGGCAAGGGCAAGGCCCGGCAGGCCATCATCGAGATGGACGGCGGCTTCCTGTTCGTCACGGCCGCGGGCAACGGCGCCTGCCTGGCCGTGGTGGCGGGCAAGGACGCCGACGCGGGCCTCGTGGCGTACGAGATGGCGATGCTCGTGGTGCGGGTGGGCCAGTATCTGACCGCACCGGCCCGCGGCAGCCACCCGTGA